Below is a window of Herminiimonas arsenicoxydans DNA.
TCGTCGCGCTTGTTTTTTGCAAAATAGGCCAGCAGGTAATCGCCGTTTTCAGTGCCGGCAGTATTTCTGTCATCGTCTTTTGCCAACCGGCGCGTGTACCAGACTGCGTAGCCGTTCGACTCTTCACAGCAATACACTTCCACCGAATGATGCGGGCCGAGCGGAAATTCTTCCGGATCGGTATGCCAGATTGTTTTGCGCCACAGGTGATTTTTTTTGGATTCAGGAATGTGATTCATTTTTCTATGCTTTCCAGCCTGGTTCGGAATGATGGGTAAGTCGGGTTTGCGCTCTGCTTGGTGAAGATGGCAATCGCTCGTTTAATGCTTGTCTGGTGATATGGCATGACTGGCAGTGTTCAGCATGCTGTGCAATTTTGCATCTATGCGTGCATATTCGCATGCAATCGCATGGAAGTGCGACGGTGCATCGTGCAGTTCCTCGTTTTTCGCCCGGATTTCCAGTTCCCTGCACAAGGCAGCCAGTGCGCTGGCGCCTATCGATGCCGAACTGCCACACAGTACATGCGCACATTTTGCGATGGCAATGGCATCCTTGCCGACGCTGGCTTCCTGCAAATGCGTCAGACGTTTCGGACTGTCTTTCAAGAATAATTGTGCCAGTTCGATAAAGTCTGCGCCAAACATTTGTTGCGTCGCCTCCAGCTCATCGTCCTGCTGCAACGTAACGACACTGCAGACAGGCTGCGCATGCAACCAGCGCATCAGCATCTCATTCAGTGCGTGCATACGCATCGGTTTGCTGATGAAATCATCCATGC
It encodes the following:
- a CDS encoding hypothetical protein (Evidence 5 : No homology to any previously reported sequences) — its product is MNHIPESKKNHLWRKTIWHTDPEEFPLGPHHSVEVYCCEESNGYAVWYTRRLAKDDDRNTAGTENGDYLLAYFAKNKRDEAIEHAVLIANSDTAADAVIAALDALAKHAQKV